In Spirosoma aureum, a single genomic region encodes these proteins:
- a CDS encoding leucyl aminopeptidase family protein, whose translation MQIVVQSQAVSADAHIIPVRKTEELAETLRAIADAHGLPASILQADFNADFQEFLPIYQPGGQRTYLLGLGEKPESIDWLKAFRKLFFTQKDRLPQQVSVAMTAFDGEVVEAVVLGIRAGGYDLRLYQTEKNDPSAFYAADGVLTLHLTEDSLEEARQALTQAEAIAQTQREMLDLMNAPANYKNPQTLANWTRQSGLTHGYAVTILDKAELERQGLGALLSVSQGSEVPPVLIIAEYKPDVTDQPADQPLPTVGLVGKGVTFDTGGISIKTSASMHLMKSDMGGAAAVLGTVEVAAKLKLPVHVIGIVPSTENSVDGRSTKPGDVITSYSGKTIEIIDTDAEGRVILADGLGYMVRNFKPDVLIDLATLTGSVIAALGYHAAGLFTPNDALAAELTAAADQTGERIWRMPVWDVYKEDIKSDVADLKNFSGKPIAGSISAAKFLEVFSEKHPAWAHLDIAGMAFADTEFGSQKNATGFGIRLLIDYLQRLTERK comes from the coding sequence ATGCAGATTGTCGTACAGTCGCAGGCCGTTTCGGCGGATGCGCACATTATCCCGGTCCGTAAAACCGAGGAGTTAGCCGAAACACTACGTGCGATCGCGGACGCACATGGATTGCCCGCGTCGATCCTACAGGCAGATTTTAACGCTGATTTTCAGGAGTTTTTGCCGATCTATCAGCCCGGCGGTCAACGCACCTATTTGCTTGGCCTTGGAGAAAAGCCCGAATCGATCGACTGGCTTAAAGCCTTTCGAAAACTGTTTTTTACCCAGAAAGACCGATTGCCACAGCAGGTTAGCGTGGCAATGACGGCTTTTGACGGGGAAGTTGTCGAAGCAGTTGTGCTGGGTATTCGCGCAGGCGGCTACGATCTTCGGCTCTATCAAACCGAGAAGAACGATCCGTCGGCCTTTTACGCAGCCGATGGAGTTCTTACCCTCCATCTTACCGAGGATTCACTGGAGGAGGCACGACAGGCGCTTACACAGGCGGAAGCCATAGCGCAGACGCAGCGCGAAATGCTTGACCTGATGAATGCGCCTGCTAATTATAAAAATCCGCAGACACTGGCCAACTGGACCCGTCAGTCGGGTCTGACTCATGGCTACGCCGTGACGATTCTCGACAAAGCCGAACTCGAACGGCAGGGGCTGGGGGCTTTACTCAGCGTGAGCCAGGGGAGTGAGGTTCCACCCGTATTGATCATTGCGGAGTATAAACCTGACGTGACCGATCAACCGGCGGATCAGCCCCTGCCTACAGTGGGTCTGGTCGGGAAGGGTGTTACGTTCGATACCGGTGGTATATCAATTAAGACGTCGGCCAGCATGCACCTCATGAAAAGCGATATGGGGGGCGCAGCGGCTGTGCTGGGTACGGTTGAGGTCGCGGCTAAATTGAAACTGCCCGTTCATGTGATTGGGATTGTCCCATCGACGGAAAACAGCGTCGATGGGCGTTCGACCAAACCGGGGGACGTCATTACGTCGTACAGTGGCAAAACCATTGAAATCATTGATACCGATGCCGAAGGGCGGGTGATCCTGGCGGATGGGCTGGGGTATATGGTTCGTAATTTTAAACCCGACGTACTGATCGACCTGGCTACATTGACGGGAAGTGTCATTGCCGCGCTTGGTTACCACGCAGCTGGACTCTTTACCCCGAATGATGCATTGGCCGCTGAACTCACAGCTGCCGCTGATCAGACGGGAGAACGTATCTGGCGGATGCCCGTCTGGGATGTCTACAAAGAAGACATTAAATCAGACGTGGCCGATCTGAAAAACTTTAGCGGAAAACCCATTGCCGGGTCCATTAGTGCGGCCAAGTTTCTGGAAGTATTTTCCGAGAAGCACCCTGCCTGGGCACATCTCGATATTGCCGGCATGGCCTTTGCGGATACCGAATTCGGTTCACAGAAAAATGCCACTGGATTCGGCATCCGGCTGCTGATCGATTATCTGCAACGATTGACAGAACGTAAGTAG
- a CDS encoding ATPase: MGSLSFLCIATFFKGEEFMRTCKALGNTVYLITDQKLADKDWPRDAIDEFFFLQSPSNSSDSLDQLIAGLAHVMHTRSIDRVVALDDFDVEKGALIRETFRIPGMGQTTARFFRDKLAMRMRAAADGIRVPAFCALFHDETITRFLQSTEAPWLIKPRSEASATGIQKVNSLDEAWSVLHRLGDRRHEFLIEQFKPGRVYHVDSLSYDGQVVFTRASKYLATPMEVAHGGGVFRTINIAPDSPETEPLYALNTRVMNAFGMRHSASHSEFILGDHDGELYFLETASRVGGAHIAEMVEAASGINLWREWAILEDAVARGKTYEVPADQPQYAGLIVSLARQQWPDQSRFADPEIWWRMNREYHVGLIVRSGQPARIQELLDDYMHRIYAEFHASAPVPDKPTS, from the coding sequence ATGGGTTCGCTGTCATTTTTGTGCATTGCCACCTTTTTCAAGGGAGAGGAGTTCATGCGCACCTGCAAAGCGTTAGGCAATACGGTTTATCTGATAACCGATCAGAAATTAGCGGATAAAGACTGGCCCCGCGACGCAATCGACGAGTTTTTCTTCCTGCAATCACCCAGTAACTCCTCCGACAGTCTGGATCAGCTGATAGCGGGACTGGCGCATGTGATGCATACCCGTTCGATCGATCGGGTTGTGGCGCTGGATGACTTCGACGTGGAGAAGGGAGCACTCATTCGGGAAACGTTCAGGATTCCGGGAATGGGGCAGACAACCGCCCGGTTCTTTCGGGATAAGCTGGCGATGCGCATGCGGGCGGCCGCCGATGGTATTCGGGTCCCGGCCTTTTGTGCCCTGTTTCACGATGAGACGATTACCCGTTTCCTGCAATCGACCGAAGCGCCCTGGCTCATCAAACCCCGTTCGGAAGCGTCGGCTACCGGTATTCAGAAGGTAAATTCCCTGGACGAAGCCTGGTCGGTGCTTCACCGGCTGGGTGATCGGAGGCATGAATTCCTGATCGAACAGTTTAAGCCCGGTCGGGTCTACCACGTCGATTCGCTGTCGTACGACGGACAGGTTGTCTTCACCCGAGCCAGTAAATACCTGGCAACCCCCATGGAGGTTGCCCACGGAGGGGGCGTTTTCCGAACCATAAACATCGCCCCCGATTCGCCCGAAACAGAACCGCTGTATGCCCTGAATACCCGGGTTATGAATGCGTTTGGTATGCGGCATAGCGCGTCGCATTCAGAGTTTATTCTGGGCGACCATGATGGTGAACTGTATTTTCTGGAAACGGCCTCGCGGGTAGGCGGAGCGCACATTGCCGAGATGGTCGAAGCGGCTTCCGGCATTAACCTCTGGCGGGAATGGGCAATTCTGGAAGATGCTGTCGCGCGGGGAAAAACCTACGAGGTTCCGGCCGATCAGCCGCAGTACGCCGGTTTGATCGTCTCCCTGGCGCGGCAGCAGTGGCCTGATCAGTCGCGGTTTGCGGACCCCGAAATCTGGTGGCGCATGAACCGTGAATACCATGTAGGCCTGATCGTTCGCTCCGGGCAGCCCGCCCGTATCCAGGAATTGCTCGACGACTACATGCACCGCATTTACGCTGAATTCCATGCATCAGCCCCAGTACCCGATAAACCGACGAGTTAA
- a CDS encoding alpha/beta hydrolase — protein MPPPLRFELTTPVQDDRPVYLSGNFCDWYPDIDAFRLWPTESGGYALDFPTGVPLPDVLEYKYTRGGWDQAELDSAGDVPPNRISRRKIGTRRDYVPHWRWFGRSFNPDFLPKLGLLAPDFAIPQLGTTRRVRVLVPHDYDHSTKRYPVLYLNDGQNLIGAGSEYGSWEIDRRLAVLASRHHHELIVVAIDHGGVNRVREFTPEMTMAGTGDGRNYLDFLVRTLKPYIDSTFRSLPDAVNTGIGGSSLGGLISLYGGLLHHHIFGRLLVFSPSLWISKNVLSEAARFRAAEPTKIYAFGGAKESKFMVQSLKQLIDAFRNSPGRNRIETQLLIDPKGQHSESYWGREFPNAVEWLYFGTMP, from the coding sequence ATGCCTCCACCGTTACGCTTTGAACTCACGACACCCGTTCAGGATGACCGGCCGGTTTATCTATCCGGTAACTTCTGTGATTGGTATCCCGATATCGACGCGTTCCGGTTGTGGCCGACGGAGTCGGGTGGGTATGCCCTCGATTTTCCGACGGGAGTACCCTTGCCCGATGTGCTGGAGTATAAATACACGCGGGGAGGCTGGGATCAGGCCGAACTGGATTCGGCAGGCGATGTGCCGCCGAATCGGATAAGCCGTCGAAAAATCGGTACCCGACGCGATTATGTGCCCCACTGGCGGTGGTTTGGCCGCTCCTTCAATCCGGACTTTTTGCCGAAACTTGGCCTGCTGGCCCCGGATTTTGCGATTCCGCAATTGGGAACGACGCGCCGGGTTCGCGTTTTAGTCCCTCATGACTATGATCACTCAACCAAACGGTATCCCGTGCTTTATCTCAATGACGGCCAGAATCTGATTGGGGCCGGGTCGGAATATGGTAGCTGGGAGATTGATCGTCGGCTGGCCGTGCTGGCATCGAGACACCACCACGAACTGATCGTGGTCGCCATCGATCATGGGGGCGTAAACCGGGTTCGTGAGTTTACCCCTGAGATGACAATGGCCGGAACCGGTGACGGTCGGAACTACCTGGATTTTCTGGTGCGAACGCTGAAGCCGTACATCGACTCGACATTTCGGTCGTTGCCGGATGCGGTCAACACCGGAATCGGTGGCAGTTCACTCGGGGGACTGATCAGCCTGTACGGTGGGCTTTTGCATCACCATATCTTCGGACGGCTGCTGGTTTTTTCGCCGTCGCTCTGGATTTCTAAAAACGTTTTGTCAGAAGCTGCCCGGTTCCGGGCTGCGGAACCGACAAAAATATACGCCTTTGGTGGCGCCAAGGAATCTAAATTCATGGTTCAAAGCCTGAAACAATTGATCGACGCATTCCGGAATTCGCCCGGCCGGAACCGCATCGAAACACAACTGCTTATTGATCCGAAAGGGCAGCATAGTGAATCATATTGGGGCCGTGAGTTTCCGAACGCCGTGGAATGGCTATATTTCGGCACAATGCCCTGA
- a CDS encoding tetratricopeptide repeat protein — MNTVDCKISTEWADGRDLSAKIRKDSLRFFFFLVASIGCSCFIPSCTKDTDEAAQFFLRGNVQLQKREYREAIRFYSEALNKKPDFADAFNNRGLARFRNDDREGALADYTRAIQADPDFAAAYLNRAEVLLETGDASGSLADLQRIEKEYRDSTNYQTRLGDAYVRLNKASQAQAAYDRALQLDARNSEALTNRGAYYFSQKAYEQARQDIDQALQLNPKQDAALNNRSLLLAREGKFTDALGFVNRALSAKPNQPYYLNNKAYLLLMLKRPTEALPLVQESLRLDASNAWAHRTLGIFYLNQKQSSQALSEFRQAEKLDASVDQLYYYLGMAELALGNQAGACEAWQRGESAGDEQARSERSARCR, encoded by the coding sequence ATGAATACGGTAGACTGTAAAATAAGTACAGAATGGGCAGATGGTCGGGATCTGTCTGCAAAAATAAGGAAGGATTCCCTGCGCTTCTTTTTCTTTTTAGTAGCCAGTATCGGCTGTTCATGCTTTATACCATCGTGTACGAAGGATACCGACGAAGCAGCTCAGTTTTTTTTGCGGGGGAATGTACAACTGCAAAAGCGGGAATATCGGGAGGCCATTCGGTTTTACTCGGAAGCGCTGAATAAAAAGCCGGATTTTGCGGATGCGTTCAATAACCGGGGACTGGCCAGATTCCGGAATGACGATCGCGAAGGAGCCCTGGCCGACTATACCCGTGCCATTCAGGCCGACCCCGATTTTGCCGCAGCGTACCTGAATCGTGCAGAAGTATTGCTCGAAACGGGTGATGCGTCGGGTAGCCTGGCTGATCTGCAACGCATTGAGAAAGAATACCGCGACTCCACCAACTACCAGACCCGGCTGGGCGATGCGTATGTTCGGCTCAACAAGGCGTCACAGGCCCAGGCGGCCTATGACCGTGCCCTCCAGCTCGATGCCCGTAACAGCGAAGCACTGACCAATCGGGGTGCCTACTATTTTAGCCAGAAAGCCTACGAGCAGGCCCGTCAGGATATCGATCAGGCTTTACAACTGAATCCGAAACAGGACGCTGCGCTCAATAACCGAAGCCTGCTCCTGGCGCGGGAGGGGAAATTTACCGATGCACTGGGGTTTGTCAACCGGGCCTTGTCGGCCAAACCGAATCAACCGTATTACCTCAATAACAAGGCGTATCTGTTGCTGATGCTGAAGCGACCCACTGAAGCACTGCCGCTGGTGCAGGAATCCCTTCGACTTGATGCGTCGAATGCCTGGGCCCATCGGACGCTTGGCATCTTTTACCTGAACCAGAAACAGTCGTCGCAGGCTCTGAGCGAATTCAGGCAGGCCGAAAAACTGGATGCCTCCGTCGATCAATTGTATTATTACCTGGGAATGGCTGAATTGGCCCTCGGCAATCAGGCCGGTGCCTGCGAAGCCTGGCAACGGGGCGAATCGGCGGGTGACGAGCAGGCGCGTAGCGAACGGTCGGCGCGTTGCCGATAG